The Calliopsis andreniformis isolate RMS-2024a chromosome 10, iyCalAndr_principal, whole genome shotgun sequence nucleotide sequence TTTTAACACCATAATTTGAGTCTCAAAGTTACAGATGATAGGCGTAGGAGgtaatatttcattaattacgtcagaagtattaaatacttACAATTTCTTCAGTTTCATAAATTCCAATGGACGGTCCAGGGACAATTACGTGGGAGGAATTTCTTGAAAATGCTGAAAGTTTCGTGAATGTGTCAAATAAACTTGCAGATGGATGGGAACTGAAGGGTAATAAGGTGAAAATTGctaaataatgattataaaaaaaattgatacaAATAATCTAATTTCTAATTTATTATTGATATCTTTTTTCTGAAGCAGCGAAAATGTTTACATAATTTGCAGGATATACCTGGGCAAGCATATGTTTCTCGCCAAAGGAAGCATTTTATTGCTGACAATATCGATTTCTCCAACTATTCGTCGGTAGAAAGCAACAGTTTCGAGAATGATTTGAATTTCGAGCTAAAACAAGATCCATTCGAGGCCCCTTCCATAATCGAAAAACCATTGGTCACAGAACATCACATCCTATGGTCAATGAGTTATGGCGTTcctgtattatattttaatggATGGAAGTCAGGTGACTGTACTGTATTtaatcaaatattttcattaaagAAAAATACTATGAAGAGTAATTTATGATTCCCTTCTCTCGTATTTTTCGAGATCGCGATTCATTtctaacaatatatttttcgaaGCCTGATGTAATatgtttttaatttaataacGTCTATTCATCAAAATATGAAACTTCTATTACAATCGGTCTCTGATCACCACTAGACCTTAATCTGGTATATACCGACTGTTGGAAGTGGCGGGCGACATAATGCTGATTGTTCCTTCGATTGTAGCCTATCTCGAACTAGGCTAAGCAGCTAGCAAAGAGAACAAGAGTGACTAAAAAAGAAGAATACAAGAAACAAAGGAAATCTACGTTTTACGAGATGCATAACCCTTTTCTTCAACCTATTGCTTATATCTAAAACTCAATTTCTTCTGTTTCTGTGTTATTGTATTCTTTTGATGTCATTGATTATTGGTTATACCGCCAATTTCGATCGAAAATCAGcttcataaaaaatatttctcttaTAACTAAAATTTTTTTCGCTATTTCTTTTCTAGTGAAAAAATGAAGATGAAATAATTGTACATATACGAATTTTTATTGTTAATCATTGAGACTGTAATAGTGTTGAGAAGTAGAACATTTAACACAGATATGTATTGTTCTCTATAGATTTTCCTGGTATTAATTTAGTGACTGTGGAAGAAGCTCAGTTACTTGTTCCCGGTGCAGAGTTGAAGTACATGGAATTATCGCAGGCCATGCACCCCATATTAAATACACCATTTTTACATTTGCATCCTTGTATGTCTCGTGAACTTTTACAAGCTACAAATAGAAGGTAAGCAGAGAAATAGAAATTACATGTTAAAGTGTTTATTAAAGGGAAGATTAACTATGATATTTCTTCTAGCAAGAACAAACTGGTGAGTTGGTTAAGTACTGTTGCTCCAGCTGCACTTTGTCTCAAGCTACGACCTGAATACTGCGAATTGACTTTATAAGATACTCCAATAAAGTATTATAAGCCAAACACAGTTTCTATGCAGTATGTCTTATAACTTCATTAAGATTTTGGTTCAAATACCTGTAAATAAACAGATAATATAACTCCTATCAAAGTCAAGCTCTCGTCCAAACTCACAGAGTTTGTATTTTCGCTCTTTTTGTTCTCTCAATTGCAGTTTcataaaagtaattaaaatttcGGTAGATTCACTGTCGATTTACCGCCTTTGCGCAGAGAATGCGCGCTGATGATCGGCGGAGCCTTGGCTCAAACGGCGACACACGATTGGACAAATTGCCGGAGCAACTTTCATGAACGCCAATAGCATCGTGCGGCTCATGATACTCGTTCTTTGCTCCCCTCTTTTCACTTTCCCCACCACCCGCGCGCTTTTCGAACTCTTGGCTCAAATTACATGCTCCTCATTGTGGCACAGTCCCGCGACTGTCATCGTACGGTATACACGAAAGCATGATACACAACGAGTGAATCGCCGTGTTTGCAACGAACCTTTCGTTTCTTAAATCAAGTTGAAACAAGCCTGTAACAATTCACACGTTAAATCCACACGATCATCTTCGCGCGTACGTTCTGTTGCAAGCATAAGCAGTGCGAATTTACTGTGCCCCCAAAGTGTCCGAAGGAAAGCCCTTCGATAAAGCTGTTACAGGTAAGAGACTCAACTTACACAACACATTTGCGAAACTCACATTTTTACTTTTAGTGTATGTATCGAGTTACACTAGAGAGATTAAGATCAATTCTAAACCTAGGAAAGTTCATGTTTATTAGTTCGTTCAGGATCACAGGTGTCACAAGGCGCTAGGGTCACACTTTACAACCTTACTCCTTGCAAACAACTGTATAAAAAACAGACCTAGTATAGGAAAATTCTTGAAAACATATCTCGTTGCGCTAGCCTCTTGATAAGCTGGATATTTTCAATAAACATAGAAAAACATGAATTTTGTACTTCGAAGCTTTGCAGTTTTAAAGTATGTCAGGGATCAAATTACATAGGAAAATGCAAAAGCGTCAACCAACAATAAATTTGGGGGGTGACGCTAAAGCCTGATTTCTATTAGCGTTTTGGTCCAATCGGTATTTTATATCGAACAATCTGTCCTAATTATCGGCCGATCTCGAGATCAGTAGATCGAATCTAGCTAATCATAGCTCAAGACGAAAAGTACTGTTATTCTTGTCGCGCGAAAGTAAGCATCCAAAGGGATACAGCGGTTATTATTCGCGTTTCTGGTCAGTGCGTTGTACCCTGTGTCTCGAAATGCAATCTGGATCTATTTGTGCATGGTCAAACAGTTGCGCTACGATCATGCCAATGATAGAAGGTACACACATCTGTCTCTTTATTAGATGCAAATGATATGTTGACAAACGAGTTAAAGGAAATCGTTTAGTCTCATTTATCATCGGCATTAGGCGTATTATGTAACTTCTACTGCAATCGGTTCGTTCGTTAgctgaatttttcaattttaagaaAAGTTGATGCTTAAGCAGAAATGACATCATCATTGGCGATTATAACGGGAAGATCTTCGAGGTTAAATAATTGCTGATTATGTGtgatataattaatcactttagATAACGTGGAAATCATCTATTTTTGTTAGTTTTTCAATGAGAGGAAAAAATAAATGTACACTTTTTAACTTATTTGAAATTCCTTAGCGCGACAAGGAAAGCGCAGTGACAGGATTGTTGTAGGTTATTTCGGTGCATCAATAAATATCGAAATAAAAATGTCTGAGCTTTTGTTTAATTCACTTTGTGTCCGACTTCTGTTCGTTGGCAAGGCTAAGGAAATAAAACGTGCCGAGCACGACGTAAGATCTCTTTAAACATATCAGTTATTCAAACGTGCACACTCTTGGCGCCTATTAATTTTATCTTGGAGATACGTTATCCTCCTGTAAATCATCGTTCATATATTTTATCTCTGTTTTTCTTCTTAGAGCAATTgtttcaaataaatattatgTGAGGTAGCGGGTATGAGAATGCTCTTTTagttttttttctttctgaatCGGAAAAAGTTGGAAGAAAAGATTGAAAAgtagaaaaaatttgaaaatagtgGTACATACAAATAAATTGCGTTGCACAAGAATGCAATTGAGTTCATGAATCACAATTATCTGTGTACTCTATTAGCGCTCGCTGATTTCATGCTGTTTCTAAATTGTTCGAATTGAATGCACCAAATGATGCGATTCCACTCTGTAGGAGATACTGTTACAAACTACATAGCGTGGTCAATAACAATTCTTTAATTGATTCATTCAGGGATCGTCAAAGAGAAAAATAGTTACAGGTTACTCGAAATTGAAAATTACGACCGAAAGGCTCCACTGAAATTGATCAAAGGATCCGTGAAAAATTGATGATTATAGCACTTTATAGTATAAATGTGCCGCGACTGAAAGTAATTGGCTAATTCAAGTTTTAAGAAGTATTATTACGACGTACCTGAAAGTACTGCGCATGCGTAAAGAACGAACAATTTTCTAAGTCGAAGCGCGCTAAATTTGACGCAGTTTCGTGGGCGTTTGATTTCGACAGTACAATATTTCAAAGCATTTAAGAATTTCACTTCTGAAAATCATTCAGAGGCCATGCATCACTTGTCTTCTTCTTCGTCCTCTCAAAAGGCACCGAGCTTTTCGCTGTCCACCTTTGGAAGCTCCTTTCAATTCAGTTTAAAAATTTACCTGCGTCATATAGGACAAGCAATTTAGCGATATAATTACTTGTAATGAATGAAGGGTAGCATGTCCCCATTCGATTAAAACTTGCACCAGAAATAGCCCATTTGCCCGATTAAACCTTACAATAAAGCATTCATTTTAGTCAGTTAATATGATAACGAATATAGAGTATCCTGATTACATTAAGCTTATCGATGCACTGTACTGAGAGTTCTGCATTACTATAGACGTGTAAGTCGTTTTTCATCATGACTTATCtatttgttttttaattattatattaattgaATTCATTATTTGAATTGTTTCATAAGATAGGGCATCAGGTTCCAGTTCGCGAATTCAGCTAGCTATGAATGGCCCGACTTGCTTTGAATGTGTTTATGGAAAGTGTTCGCAAAAGGACAAACCCGAAGTTTCCGCCCACGATTCGATCCCATCGCCGCTTGTGTATCATCAGCTGATTGCGTCACGGTCCGCTTCTATAATAGTTCATTAAATTGCCGGTAATTCGTGGTTGTGGGGCTATTTTATGTAGTATAAATGAATGAACATTATATATCGCGTAACACTTTGAAGCCGATCCATGTTGAGGCCGATCTAACATGCATCGAATCCCAATGAGGATTGGATCCTGATCGATCCTTGGAGATTCAAAGCGAAGCAATAGTTTTATGGAGCCCTCTAGAATCAtagatattttttcttttttaaaaaagctGGATCTGAAGGTTGGGTGCACGTGGACTTGTTTAGCATTTTAATTAATGGACTCTTCTACCCCCCATAAAGTGCTTCATTAATGTGTTGTAGAAGAATACTTTTACTATACTTATTTGTTTCTTGGTGCTTAATCAATGAATCACCTATTgattttcaacaaattttttaataggAGAAACAAACTTTTAGAAAACAAAGCTCTGTTTGTACTCTCAACTTCTTCTTTCATGAGAAATTAGTCTGTATCTTTATAGGCGAAGCAATTCCGTATAAAATCTGTTAATCTCTGATTCTAGGGAATCTAATTTTCACACGTTCATAAGTCGCAAGAATGAAACGCGTGGTTCAACTTGGTCAGTTTCTAGCCTCAAGTCGTTTAATATTTATGAAGCTGACACGAAGACTTTACGATCATGATTATGCAAGGACAAGTAATTGCAAATACGCGTGAACGAATAATTATTCAGAATGCTGTTCGTATGCTTATTTACAGCGAACAACTGATATCATTCAGCTGTTATGGAATAATGATCGTGGCTCATCAGCTTCTTCGATTATTGAAGTCTAATTTCTCAGCTACAAATGAAACAACTAATTTTTAACGTCAGACTCTTTGCAAATCTTACTTTCTAAGCTAGACAAgaaaaaaaatcgatttttttcaGATTGAAAAGTACTGACTTTTTGTTGGCATGTCTTTCAGCTGAATGGTGGATGCAATCTCTTGATGCTTCCAAATGATATGGATGCTGAACACTTCGCAAATCTTTTAAGGCTTTCTTCCTCTTGAGTCGGAAAAGTAACCCACTTCGCGCCGATTTAAACAACTATGAACAGTTTTGAGGGAAGACTTCGATGTACTAAGGGAAGATTGATTAAAATAGTCGTGCTTTTCTAAAGAACTGTAGGATGTTTGGGTACTCTAGTACCATCCTTCTTTATTCGATTTAGAGCACGACCCGAGCGAAATCAATTACAAACTTGACCTATCTCGACCCTTCTCGCCAACGAGAAACACTTGAAAATATTATAACTTCCTTCCTCCCTTCGAACAACCACCCACCGAAAAAACTACACACGTTTCCTCTTTCTATTACACTTACTGCTGTACCATTTGTATTTCCAGAGAACAAATACGTTTTCTGTTCTTATTTGTtgaaggaaaaactgaagaCTGTTTTACATTACAATTTAAACAATTAAGAACTTCGCGAAGAAGACTCTAGCAAAGAACAGTGCCCACTAATTTCTGTGCGAATGAAATGATTCTCAGAAGCCTTATTTATAGTATGACCTAATACGATAGCCAATAAAAATCCACATCTCTGTAAAATAGTGAATCAGTGTAACTGACTCGAGTCCTTTTTGCACAGGTCGAAGAAGAAGGACCGTCGAGGCGAGGATCGCGATCCAGTGGCCGAGAAAAGATCGGTGGCGATCGAGGGCTGGTGCTGTCGCGCGCGCGTCGATCCATCAGCGTGTCGGTGGCGGGCGCGCAAAAGAGAAGCCGGAGGAAGAGGAATTTAGTGGAAGTCGGAAGGAAGGGATCGCCTGCGTGTATATCGGAGGAAGGGCAGAGGTGATCAGAGGAGAGTGGATCGGAGAGAGAGATAGGCCAGGACAGGACAGGCGACAAACAATAGACACATAACCCGGTGCTCCCGATGGGGTCGTAGTTGcgcgtatttgtaatgtatctGACGATGATAGGCCAGCACGGCAGGAAGAGATCGTCGTAGGGGGATCGCCATAGCTAATCGTACCACCCAAGGTGGCACAGATTGAGAGCTTTATCAGCACACATCCTCTCCTGGTCGAGCAAGTACGACCCAGCGTCGAGCCGGTACGCGTGTACCTACGTTACCGTCATTAACACTGCTTGGCCTGTCGCATCTCTTCGTGTTTACGTCCGCGGGCTCTCCATCAACCGATTACCAAGAGTTTTCCGCGGCTGAGACTCTTTCGGTTTGCTTTGACCTTTCACAGTGCGAGCCGTGCCCTGGTTTTTCGCAACCTGCGTTCGCCTCTAGCAAGCAGGACTCAGGAGGCTGTATCTTGGGCATTAAAGAAGTTAATAAATAGTTTGATCGAATATTAGGTCGGCTTGAAAGGGCACAGATCGCACATGGAAGATATTGTTTCCGTTTCTTGAGTTCTCTTTCTTAAGTTTGCCATTTAAATTCTTATTCTCGCCTCTTAACGAACCCTTCTTTAATGTTGCGTACAGTGACCGAAGAAGTGCTACTGCACCATTGGACAACGGGGGTCGGCAGCATCGAGAACCAGCGGATCAACGGATTATTGTCGATCCCTTTTGAGCTTCTCGAGCTCTCCTCCCTTCCCTACCGGAACCGCGGCACGCACCAGCCGCTTCCGGCTAACCAGAGGTGATACTATATGCGAACGAGTGACCGCCGTCTTTCGCTGTGATATTGACACCACGGACGTAGTCTAGAGCACCACAGCTACCATGGAAGTCGCCACTGAACTGTACGTAGTGTCTTTTCTCTTGCAGTCTTCTAATCTAGTTAAATTAGATATCTGTATTCAAGAATAATTCCCACTTCTTCTAAAAGTTTTGCTTACGCCGCTGGAAGATTTGTCGTGAAAGTACCATCTTATTTAATAATTGGCGGGCTAGTTAAGCTCAGTGTCAAGCTGCCCAATGCTTTGTGTCGTCAAAATATGCCAGTGTGACGCGTCCTTGGCGACGACGGATGCGTTGATGCGAATTTCTACATCGGGGAATTTCGAAATCGCATGGAGAGTCAAAAATAGTCTTTACAAGACAACGATGCACGTCGTGACGACAACGTAAGCAAGACTTTTGACTGATCGTCTCTCCTTAGGCCTACTTAACGCGAGGTCGTTTGTAAAGACTCAATCGAATCATGGGCCAAGAGACCAGAGTTCCTTCGTAGTAACGACGATGAGGAAATGATGTGTTTCGTTTTAGTGAGGAGCAAATTTGAGTACATACGTGTTTCTACAATTTACAACCACTTTTGAGCGATTCTTTGATTACTTTTCATTTGATTTTGTTCGTTAATAGTAACTTCAATTGGAAGTTCATTCAAAATTGTCGAACAGTCCGAATTCAATGTAATCAAGATGTAATCTCATTGTGTTAGCCTAAACGATTATTTAATTCGATTAGATTGAAACGTTGTTCGCGTACGGTTGAGCTAAAACGAAACGGAACGTGCGCGGGGATGTAATGATAGATCTGAGCGAAGTCATTATCAATCGTCGTGCTTTCCTACACGCTGGACGCATACACGTACGCCAATGCTCGACGTTTTACTAATCACGTCTAGTAAATAACGTTTATTGGCTTCAGGATCGGGTCACATCGTCGAAAACTCGAATGCAAAATTTCTGTCTTTctggaggattaagaattccagAACTTTAACAGAAATGACttcaattaattaatttctgAAGAAACAGCAGTCCCGATCTCTCTAAAGAAAATATTCATTCAAATCTGGAATGTTGTCTACTATTGCAGTCGACCGACTCTACTCCATCCTAAGCATTGAAATTCCTAAGCCACACATTTCCATACTGCGTGATCTTCTTTTTCCATGGATTGAATGAAAATGTAAAGTCTTTGCAAATGAACGTAGCTCGATTGTTGATGAAAGGAAAATAGAAGTCTGATGTAACTTACAGAAACGAGAGGACACTTGTCCACCTTGTAATTTGCAAACCTTGCAAAACGCCGAGAAGATACGCAAGATGACGATATGTTAAGGTCGCTATAGTTTCTTTTGAGTTATGAAGTGGTTATTCAGTTTTTTTAATAGCGGGCTAGCCGCGATACGAGACATGTCTCGTTAACACCGTTAGGGAATTAAGACCAGCAATTAACCCTTTGTTGGTGTGAATCGTCTCCTTTCGGGACGACAGATTATTTTTCCTAGAACTGTATTTTTTTCAAACCGGTAATTTATTCGATTGAACCTACGACTCATTGCGTAATAGATAAATCAAGAACAGGAAGTTAATATATAATGTAATACTAACTTAGTAGCTATTAATAACGTTTAGTTGATATACTATTTCCTTCTAATAGTATGGATATTTCATTTGATATTCTAGGTCTCCCCTGTCGGGCTCTGATACACAATGCAAAATCGCCGAACGAACTTCGTACTACCCGCAGGAGCCAAACAAAAGGCCAAAAACGAGGCAAGAAAAAATTCGAGCTTGCCTGAGGCATAATTCATTGACTATCCTGACTGTTAGTGGTGTCGCCGGTGGTGTTATTCTTGGTATTATACTGAGAAATGCTAGGACACAAGGATGGACGCCTCGCGAAATCATGTATATCAATTACTTTGGAGATCTGTTCCTGAGGATGTTGAAGAGCTTGATTCTACCACTGATTATATCCAGTTTAGTCTCAGCTATTGGATCTCTGGACTTATCTCTAAGTGGCAGGATCGGAGGACGAGCCATCGCATATTACATGATCACCACAATCAGTGCTGTTGTGTTAGGTCAGTAAGGATAGAAAGTGTCTCAAATAGTGAAGATGGTACAGAGGTGAATCATAACGCTATCTTATGTCTTTTAGGTATTATCCTAGTAATCACAATCCAACCAGGTGTAGGAAATAACCCTGACGTTAAAACGAAATCATCTCCTCAAAATGTTTCTACTATTGACACTTTGATGGATCTGGTTCGGAACATGTTTCCTCCGAATTTGGTGGAGGCTTGTATCTCTCAACACAGAACCGAAATGCAGAAGCCAGAAAACAAATCAATAGGTGAAGATTAAAACTTTTTATAAAAAGGAAAGCTGTAACTGTTCAACTATGAATTTTTTCAATATTCTTCTTTCAATCAGCCGACAATATGGATTTCTGGGAACCGGTGCAGAAGAGCGTCTCAGGAACCAATATTATGGGCCTGGTAGTTTTTGCTACAGCTTTGGGTATTACGCTAGGAAAAATGGAAGAGCAAGGAAAACCACTGCTGGTCTTTTTCGAATCCCTGTCGGGAGCGATGATGTTGATAACTCATTGGGTGATTTGGTAAAGTTTCACATCTGTAATTACAAATTACAGTGCATATTATATTATCTAACAATCTAATTTTTTCAGGTTGTCGCCCATAGGTGTACTTTTCCTAGTAGCTGCCAAAATTACTGAAATGCAGTCTTTAGACGAAGTTGTCGGTCAGCTAGGAATGTATTTCCTTACTGTCCTTATCGGCCTATTCATACACGGTTTCATAATTCTTCCTTTGTTATACTTCGTAATAACGAAAAAGAACCCATACGTGTATATATCAAATATGGCACAAGCGCTAGTTACGGCATTCGGTACATCCTCAAGTTCTGCAACCCTTCCGATTGCTATAAATTGCCTCGAAGAGGGAAACAACGTCGATCCTCGAATTACCAGATTCGTCTTACCAATCGGGGCTACCATCAACATGGACGGTACTGCTTTGTACGAAGCGGTCGCTGCGATTTTCATTGCACAAGTGCGACAAGTTAGCCTGACCTTTGGGCAACTGGTAGCAGTCAGGTGTGGAGAATGAATCTTATGTTGAATGCAGCATACATTACTCAAATTTCTCTGGGCACTAGAAATAATTCTGGTTACTTTTCTAGCATTACGGCAACTGCTGCAAGCATTGGTGCAGCTGGAATTCCGCAGGCAGGGCTGGTGACGATGGTAATGGTTCTGGATACGGTTCGATTGCCTGCTGATGACGTTTTTCTAGTCATTGCAGTTGACTGGCTGCTGTAGGTTTCAATTCCCCTTGCAAACTTTTCTTGACCGCTTGAAGATTGTCATGAAACTTTAAATCTTGTTTCCTGGATTTTCAGAGACCGCTGTAGAACAACAGTGAACGTAGTAGGGGATTCCCTCGGAGCTGGAATTGTGAATTACTTGAGCAGAAATGAGTTAGCTTCGCTACCACATAATATTCAGTCTCAAAACGGAGCAGATCATCACACCACGACATCTATATGAAATTCATAGCGCTGTTATCTATCAAAATCCGAGGTTGTATCTCGTAAGCATACTGAAAATATTGGGTTTTCCTTTTTTCTCAAACACTTCGCACATTCCCACCGAACTTTAAATTTACTGTAGaggaatcatagtaaacgtaatAGTCTTCCGAAAGCAGCAATAATGTGGTAGCTTGTAAAGATACGAGTACTGTGACATCACAGAAATCTCTTACCGTGACAGTTGTTCTACTTCTTCAATTTTAGGAGAAGTATCAatgttttatatttaattacaCTGATCCGAATTTTGTTCAATCGAAGTACAAAATGATACGATCATGTTTTAATGGTCGCTTTCAGTTGGTTGTGTAGTCATTTATTACTTCTAATTGCAATATAGTAAGAAGAAAaacaattgaaatatttaaatttcacttTCGAAGTTCGAATGTGGGAACGCGCAGAGATATTGTATGCGAGTCGAACTGAATATTTAGTCAATTCGCTAATTTCATAATCTATGTGCCATATTCTCTAATATGTTTTATTTGAAGAAGCATCCAGTGGGGTTCAAGCAtatcatatttttttatatgttgCATAGTTTAAAATTGTTCTTTCAAATTTTCTTCTTctccaattttttaaatttgttttaattgtttaataCTCAGAACATACTTTGAATTGAAAAATCTCATCTGTTATGTTACTGACTATATATTTTTAGGGGTGTTACAACAGATTAGCTGTGCAATAAACACGTTACTGCCTAAGTGTTCTTACTTCAAAAAGTTCAATTCCAAAAGCATTTTTTAAATCGATATTTTTCTTATATCTTTAGAGGATGCAATTgcaattttaaataatacatatttttaaGCTACATACTTGGGATGTATAAAATTCAATTGTATACAGTTGTTTTAGAGGCACTATTAGTACTATTGAATTTATATCTATACTAAATTATGATATGCACATACTCTTAATCTTTGTGTCTTCATTGCTAAGATATCATCTATAATATAATTTAGTCATAACATTTGAATTGAGAACATACGAAACAATTGAATGtgttcagtttttccatagcaaaATATATTTATGAATCGACAAAAAGCGTTCAGCTATTGACTAGTAAGTAAAGAAGTGTATTTGATTATACTATATAGTGAAAATTAGTAAAAGTCTATCATTATATATATTCCTTTGTACAGTTACATCCATGCATGCAATAGATGTAACTGAATAgccaatttatatttttaattaattcactATTTAACACTTTGTTTAGGGGTAACT carries:
- the Atg10 gene encoding autophagy-related 10 isoform X3 — translated: MIGVGGTITWEEFLENAESFVNVSNKLADGWELKGNKDIPGQAYVSRQRKHFIADNIDFSNYSSVESNSFENDLNFELKQDPFEAPSIIEKPLVTEHHILWSMSYGVPVLYFNGWKSDFPGINLVTVEEAQLLVPGAELKYMELSQAMHPILNTPFLHLHPCMSRELLQATNRRTNW
- the Atg10 gene encoding autophagy-related 10 isoform X1 — encoded protein: MIGVGGTITWEEFLENAESFVNVSNKLADGWELKGNKDIPGQAYVSRQRKHFIADNIDFSNYSSVESNSFENDLNFELKQDPFEAPSIIEKPLVTEHHILWSMSYGVPVLYFNGWKSDFPGINLVTVEEAQLLVPGAELKYMELSQAMHPILNTPFLHLHPCMSRELLQATNRSKNKLVSWLSTVAPAALCLKLRPEYCELTL
- the LOC143184547 gene encoding excitatory amino acid transporter 1, with amino-acid sequence MEVATELSPLSGSDTQCKIAERTSYYPQEPNKRPKTRQEKIRACLRHNSLTILTVSGVAGGVILGIILRNARTQGWTPREIMYINYFGDLFLRMLKSLILPLIISSLVSAIGSLDLSLSGRIGGRAIAYYMITTISAVVLGIILVITIQPGVGNNPDVKTKSSPQNVSTIDTLMDLVRNMFPPNLVEACISQHRTEMQKPENKSIADNMDFWEPVQKSVSGTNIMGLVVFATALGITLGKMEEQGKPLLVFFESLSGAMMLITHWVIWLSPIGVLFLVAAKITEMQSLDEVVGQLGMYFLTVLIGLFIHGFIILPLLYFVITKKNPYVYISNMAQALVTAFGTSSSSATLPIAINCLEEGNNVDPRITRFVLPIGATINMDGTALYEAVAAIFIAQVRQVSLTFGQLVAVSITATAASIGAAGIPQAGLVTMVMVLDTVRLPADDVFLVIAVDWLLDRCRTTVNVVGDSLGAGIVNYLSRNELASLPHNIQSQNGADHHTTTSI
- the Atg10 gene encoding autophagy-related 10 isoform X2; this encodes MDGPGTITWEEFLENAESFVNVSNKLADGWELKGNKDIPGQAYVSRQRKHFIADNIDFSNYSSVESNSFENDLNFELKQDPFEAPSIIEKPLVTEHHILWSMSYGVPVLYFNGWKSDFPGINLVTVEEAQLLVPGAELKYMELSQAMHPILNTPFLHLHPCMSRELLQATNRSKNKLVSWLSTVAPAALCLKLRPEYCELTL